One genomic region from Rattus norvegicus strain BN/NHsdMcwi chromosome 10, GRCr8, whole genome shotgun sequence encodes:
- the Nt5c gene encoding 5'(3')-deoxyribonucleotidase, cytosolic type isoform X1, with amino-acid sequence MLHRSCSPSRDAMSSWVPSWSLMQMIRVGPAHTLVPEACFRVWHPRCLLRCSAETPGVAMAVKRPVRVLVDMDGVLADFESGLLQGFRRRFPGEPHVPLEQRRGFLASEQYGALRPDLAEKVASVYEAPGFFLNLEPIPGALDALREMNAMQDTVGWSRTWGHSLWSGLS; translated from the exons ATGCTGCACAGGAGCTGTAGTCCCTCAAGGGACGCAATGTCTTCCTGGGTACCTAGTTGGTCACTCATGCAAATGATCAGAGTCGGGCCCGCCCACACCCTTGTCCCGGAAGCTTGTTTCCGGGTCTGGCATCCTCGGTGCTTGCTGCGGTGCTCCGCGGAGACCCCGGGCGTGGCAATGGCGGTGAAGCGGCCGGTGCGCGTGCTGGTGGACATGGACGGCGTGCTAGCTGACTTCGAGTCCGGCCTTCTGCAGGGTTTCCGCCGTCGCTTCCCCGGGGAACCGCATGTGCCGCTGGAACAGCGCCGGGGCTTCCTCGCCAGCGAGCAGTACGGAGCCCTGCGGCCGGACCTGGCG GAAAAAGTGGCCAGTGTCTATGAAGCTCCGGGCTTTTTCCTAAACTTGGAGCCCATCCCTGGAGCCTTGGACGCTTTGCGAGAGATGAACGCCATGCAAGA TACCGTTGGGTGGAGCAGAACCTGGGGCCACAGTTTGTGGAGCGGATTATCCTGA
- the Armc7 gene encoding armadillo repeat-containing protein 7 isoform X4 has product MAQKPKIDPHVGRLGYLQALVTEFQETESQDAKEQVLANLANFAYDPGNYQYLRQLQGDSATYARTRPTRSTSCRQEASRSSSTACPALTRRRCYLLSPHSCT; this is encoded by the exons ATGGCACAGAAACCCAAGATAGACCCCCACGTCGGGCGGCTAGGCTACCTGCAGGCGCTGGTCACAGAGTTCCAGGAGACTGAGAGCCAAG ACGCCAAGGAGCAAGTCCTCGCCAACCTTGCCAACTTCGCTTATGACCCGGGCAACTATCAGTACCTACGGCAACTGCAA GGGGACTCTGCAACCTATGCCCGGACAAGGCCAACAAGGAGCACATCCTGCAGGCAGGAGGCCTCCCGCTCATCATCAACTGCCTGTCCAGCCCTAACGAGGAGACGGTGTTATCTGCTGTCACCACACTCATGTACCTGA
- the Armc7 gene encoding armadillo repeat-containing protein 7, whose translation MAQKPKIDPHVGRLGYLQALVTEFQETESQDAKEQVLANLANFAYDPGNYQYLRQLQVLDLFLDSLSEENETLIKFAIGGLCNLCPDKANKEHILQAGGLPLIINCLSSPNEETVLSAVTTLMYLNSPGTRSHSELTSLPVVQCMLRFSLSTNTRLRNLAQIFLEDLCSPSQVAEARSQQAHSALGIPLPKTEAPQQP comes from the exons ATGGCACAGAAACCCAAGATAGACCCCCACGTCGGGCGGCTAGGCTACCTGCAGGCGCTGGTCACAGAGTTCCAGGAGACTGAGAGCCAAG ACGCCAAGGAGCAAGTCCTCGCCAACCTTGCCAACTTCGCTTATGACCCGGGCAACTATCAGTACCTACGGCAACTGCAAGTCCTGGACTTATTCCTCGATTCGCTGTCCGAAGAGAATGAAACCCTCATCAAGTTTGCTATTG GGGGACTCTGCAACCTATGCCCGGACAAGGCCAACAAGGAGCACATCCTGCAGGCAGGAGGCCTCCCGCTCATCATCAACTGCCTGTCCAGCCCTAACGAGGAGACGGTGTTATCTGCTGTCACCACACTCATGTACCTGAACTCACCCGGGACCCGCTCCCATTCTGAGCTGACCTCCCTGCCCGTGGTCCAGTGTATGCTACGCTTTTCCCTCTCAACCAACACCAGACTCCGGAACCTGGCCCAGATATTCCTAGAGGACCTCTGTTCCCCAAGCCAGGTGGCTGAGGCCCGCAGCCAGCAGGCCCATTCTGCCCTGGGCATCCCACTGCCCAAGACTGAGGCCCCACAGCAGCCCTAA
- the Armc7 gene encoding armadillo repeat-containing protein 7 isoform X1, protein MAQKPKIDPHVGRLGYLQALVTEFQETESQDAKEQVLANLANFAYDPGNYQYLRQLQVLDLFLDSLSEENETLIKFAIDPPPQVLPSGKSRPPRDVNQTPHIPSYQGWTGQPGRSKRDRPAPIAGTPTRTPRGTLQPMPGQGQQGAHPAGRRPPAHHQLPVQP, encoded by the exons ATGGCACAGAAACCCAAGATAGACCCCCACGTCGGGCGGCTAGGCTACCTGCAGGCGCTGGTCACAGAGTTCCAGGAGACTGAGAGCCAAG ACGCCAAGGAGCAAGTCCTCGCCAACCTTGCCAACTTCGCTTATGACCCGGGCAACTATCAGTACCTACGGCAACTGCAAGTCCTGGACTTATTCCTCGATTCGCTGTCCGAAGAGAATGAAACCCTCATCAAGTTTGCTATTG ATCCACCCCCTCAGGTCCTCCCCTCAGGAAAGAGCAGGCCTCCTAGGGACGTCAATCAAACACCGCACATACCATCATATCAGGGCTGGACAGGGCAACCCGGCAGGAGCAAAAGGGACAGACCTGCTCCCATTGCCGGGactcccacaagaacaccaag GGGGACTCTGCAACCTATGCCCGGACAAGGCCAACAAGGAGCACATCCTGCAGGCAGGAGGCCTCCCGCTCATCATCAACTGCCTGTCCAGCCCTAA
- the Armc7 gene encoding armadillo repeat-containing protein 7 isoform X3, producing MAQKPKIDPHVGRLGYLQALVTEFQETESQDAKEQVLANLANFAYDPGNYQYLRQLQVLDLFLDSLSEENETLIKFAID from the exons ATGGCACAGAAACCCAAGATAGACCCCCACGTCGGGCGGCTAGGCTACCTGCAGGCGCTGGTCACAGAGTTCCAGGAGACTGAGAGCCAAG ACGCCAAGGAGCAAGTCCTCGCCAACCTTGCCAACTTCGCTTATGACCCGGGCAACTATCAGTACCTACGGCAACTGCAAGTCCTGGACTTATTCCTCGATTCGCTGTCCGAAGAGAATGAAACCCTCATCAAGTTTGCTATTG ACTAG
- the Nt5c gene encoding 5'(3')-deoxyribonucleotidase, cytosolic type — protein sequence MAVKRPVRVLVDMDGVLADFESGLLQGFRRRFPGEPHVPLEQRRGFLASEQYGALRPDLAEKVASVYEAPGFFLNLEPIPGALDALREMNAMQDTDVFICTTPLRKYDHCVGEKYRWVEQNLGPQFVERIILTRDKTVVMGDLLIDDKDNIQGLEETPSWEHILFTCCHNQHLALPPTRRRLLSWSDDWRGIIESKRASL from the exons ATGGCGGTGAAGCGGCCGGTGCGCGTGCTGGTGGACATGGACGGCGTGCTAGCTGACTTCGAGTCCGGCCTTCTGCAGGGTTTCCGCCGTCGCTTCCCCGGGGAACCGCATGTGCCGCTGGAACAGCGCCGGGGCTTCCTCGCCAGCGAGCAGTACGGAGCCCTGCGGCCGGACCTGGCG GAAAAAGTGGCCAGTGTCTATGAAGCTCCGGGCTTTTTCCTAAACTTGGAGCCCATCCCTGGAGCCTTGGACGCTTTGCGAGAGATGAACGCCATGCAAGA CACCGATGTCTTCATCTGCACCACCCCACTGCGGAAGTACGACCACTGTGTGGGCGAGAAG TACCGTTGGGTGGAGCAGAACCTGGGGCCACAGTTTGTGGAGCGGATTATCCTGACTAGGGACAAGACAGTGGTCATGGGAGACCTGCTCATTGATGACAAAGACAACATTCAAG GCCTAGAGGAGACCCCAAGCTGGGAGCACATCTTGTTCACCTGCTGCCACAATCAGCACCTGGCCCTGCCCCCCACTAGGAGACGGCTGCTTTCCTGGAGTGATGACTGGAGGGGCATCATAGAGAGCAAGCGAGCCAGCCTGTGA
- the Armc7 gene encoding armadillo repeat-containing protein 7 isoform X2 encodes MAQKPKIDPHVGRLGYLQALVTEFQETESQDAKEQVLANLANFAYDPGNYQYLRQLQVLDLFLDSLSEENETLIKFAIDTGSHYSSGRPGTHVRIF; translated from the exons ATGGCACAGAAACCCAAGATAGACCCCCACGTCGGGCGGCTAGGCTACCTGCAGGCGCTGGTCACAGAGTTCCAGGAGACTGAGAGCCAAG ACGCCAAGGAGCAAGTCCTCGCCAACCTTGCCAACTTCGCTTATGACCCGGGCAACTATCAGTACCTACGGCAACTGCAAGTCCTGGACTTATTCCTCGATTCGCTGTCCGAAGAGAATGAAACCCTCATCAAGTTTGCTATTG acacagggtctcactatagcTCTGGACGGCCTGGAACTCATGTTAGGATCTTTTAG